One genomic region from Pseudoduganella dura encodes:
- a CDS encoding DUF6630 family protein, translated as MTTPRDIGASSDNQTGQVSESDAFARWLELISGTPELAEQARSAVDDSETMPEFFSLMEALASIRLAVQADIKDDETFEEMMLAMCGTRQLPAPDLPDEPPQGPARISVLLDTLLEHAPRFGKRMIVLDDEDDSWNVVLVDEQQGDEFLRLCEQLGVGIMEQDQWQ; from the coding sequence ATGACGACACCCCGCGACATCGGCGCCTCCTCCGACAATCAGACCGGCCAGGTCAGCGAGAGCGATGCGTTCGCACGCTGGCTCGAACTGATAAGCGGCACGCCGGAGCTGGCCGAACAGGCCCGCTCGGCAGTTGACGACAGCGAGACCATGCCGGAGTTCTTCAGCCTGATGGAAGCGCTGGCCTCGATCAGGCTGGCCGTGCAGGCCGACATCAAGGATGACGAAACGTTCGAGGAGATGATGCTGGCCATGTGCGGCACACGCCAGCTGCCGGCACCCGACCTGCCCGACGAACCGCCGCAGGGACCCGCGCGGATCAGCGTGCTGCTGGACACGCTGCTGGAACACGCACCGCGATTCGGCAAGCGGATGATCGTGCTGGACGACGAGGACGACAGCTGGAATGTCGTGCTGGTCGACGAGCAACAGGGCGACGAGTTCCTGCGCCTGTGCGAGCAACTGGGCGTCGGCATCATGGAGCAGGACCAGTGGCAATAG
- a CDS encoding glycoside hydrolase family 2 TIM barrel-domain containing protein translates to MTLFKIAPRRRLLPLALAVALLSGHAAAEQRSLSQGWLFQAGEAKGADKASFDDAGWRKVAVPHDFSVMDKADGTPPFDAKAVGGQDSGYLPGGQGWYRRHLALNAADAAGVLRLNFEAVYMDADIWFNGEHVGRHRYGYTAFTLDLTGKAKTGDNVVTVRVNHVDPSSRWYAGSGLIRPVTLDLLDPVHVAPDSVFVSTRSASAEKGEVDVRASVANRTAAAAKVEVLSQLVGADGGVVARERRQLTIPARGKVDIDHRLAVPNPKLWSPDAPNLYTLVQEVRVGGMLKDTRRTRFGIRTVTVDAENGLRINGRKYVLKGGNIHHDNYMLGAAGSPDADRRKVLLMKDAGYNAIRSAHNPASQATLAAADELGMLVIDEAFDMWRKSKRDADYSRFFEENWRRDIDSLVVSGRNHPSVIFWSVGNEIPEQATPEGAKTARDLAARIRLLDTTRPVTQGVNVDSPANAIQFAELDVAGYNYRAHLFGSDHATHPKRVMYTSESTSKDAFRYWDPVETMPWVIGDFVWTSVDYIGETGIGWMGYSKDWKELGKYPWHLAYCGEIDATGRKRPAAYYRQVIWKSGIDPVAAFVEQPAGTEDLPDRDYFKEHPELDWSLHDLHQSWSWKGQEGKAVKVVVYSEHPEVELFLNGRSLGRKAVNRQTEYRTSYSVKYEPGRLAAVSYRDGKAAGQWELRTAGAPAAVKLATDRRQVRANGDDLVYVSAELVDADGVPVYARDGDRKFRVSVKGAGTLAGAGNGNPMDAASLQSGERTTFHGRLVAVVRAGLEAGPIEVEFAGEGVPVQRVRIDAVNE, encoded by the coding sequence ATGACCCTGTTCAAGATCGCTCCGCGCCGCCGTCTCCTGCCGCTTGCCCTCGCCGTGGCGCTGCTCTCCGGCCATGCCGCCGCCGAACAGCGCAGCCTGTCACAGGGCTGGCTGTTCCAGGCCGGCGAAGCGAAAGGTGCCGACAAGGCATCCTTCGATGATGCCGGCTGGCGCAAGGTCGCGGTGCCGCACGATTTCTCGGTCATGGACAAGGCCGACGGCACGCCGCCGTTCGATGCGAAGGCGGTGGGCGGACAGGATTCCGGCTACCTGCCGGGCGGGCAGGGCTGGTACCGCAGGCACCTGGCATTGAACGCGGCCGATGCCGCGGGCGTGCTGCGGCTGAACTTCGAAGCCGTCTACATGGATGCCGACATCTGGTTCAACGGCGAGCACGTGGGCAGGCACCGCTACGGCTACACGGCGTTCACGCTGGACCTGACCGGCAAGGCGAAAACGGGCGACAACGTGGTCACGGTGCGCGTGAATCACGTCGACCCGTCGTCGCGCTGGTATGCGGGTTCGGGCCTGATCCGCCCGGTCACGCTGGACCTGCTCGATCCGGTGCACGTGGCGCCCGACAGCGTGTTCGTCAGCACGCGCAGCGCTTCCGCGGAAAAGGGTGAAGTCGATGTGCGCGCCTCGGTCGCCAACCGCACGGCCGCGGCAGCGAAGGTCGAGGTGCTGTCGCAACTGGTGGGTGCGGACGGTGGCGTTGTCGCACGGGAGCGCCGGCAGCTGACGATTCCTGCGCGCGGCAAGGTCGATATCGATCATCGCCTGGCCGTCCCGAACCCGAAATTGTGGTCGCCCGACGCGCCGAACCTGTACACGCTGGTGCAGGAAGTGCGCGTGGGCGGTATGCTGAAGGATACGCGCCGCACCCGCTTCGGCATCCGCACGGTGACCGTCGATGCGGAAAACGGCTTGCGCATCAACGGCAGGAAATACGTGCTCAAGGGCGGCAACATCCACCACGACAACTACATGCTGGGTGCTGCCGGCTCGCCCGATGCGGACCGGCGCAAGGTGCTGCTGATGAAGGACGCCGGCTACAACGCGATCCGCAGCGCGCACAATCCCGCCAGCCAGGCCACGCTGGCGGCGGCCGACGAACTGGGCATGCTGGTGATCGACGAAGCATTCGACATGTGGCGCAAATCCAAGCGCGACGCGGACTATTCGCGGTTCTTCGAAGAGAACTGGCGGCGCGACATCGACAGCCTGGTCGTCAGCGGCCGCAACCACCCGAGCGTGATCTTCTGGAGCGTGGGCAACGAGATTCCGGAGCAGGCCACGCCGGAAGGCGCGAAGACCGCGCGCGACCTTGCGGCCCGCATCCGCCTGCTCGACACCACGCGGCCCGTCACGCAGGGCGTCAACGTGGACAGCCCGGCCAACGCGATCCAGTTCGCGGAGCTCGACGTGGCAGGCTACAACTACCGCGCCCACCTGTTCGGCAGCGACCACGCCACCCATCCGAAGCGGGTGATGTACACGTCCGAGTCCACGTCGAAGGATGCGTTCCGCTACTGGGACCCGGTCGAAACGATGCCGTGGGTGATCGGCGACTTCGTCTGGACGTCGGTCGACTACATCGGCGAGACGGGCATCGGCTGGATGGGCTATTCGAAGGACTGGAAGGAGCTGGGCAAATACCCGTGGCACCTGGCCTACTGCGGCGAGATCGATGCCACGGGCCGCAAGCGCCCGGCGGCGTATTACCGCCAGGTGATCTGGAAATCCGGCATCGATCCGGTGGCGGCCTTCGTCGAACAGCCGGCCGGGACGGAGGACCTGCCGGACCGCGACTACTTCAAGGAGCACCCGGAGCTGGACTGGTCGCTGCACGACCTGCACCAGAGCTGGAGCTGGAAGGGCCAGGAGGGCAAGGCGGTGAAGGTGGTCGTCTATTCCGAGCATCCGGAAGTGGAACTGTTCCTGAACGGGCGCAGCCTCGGGCGCAAGGCGGTCAACCGCCAGACCGAATACCGGACGTCGTACTCCGTGAAGTACGAGCCGGGCCGCCTGGCCGCCGTGAGCTACCGCGACGGCAAGGCGGCGGGGCAGTGGGAGCTGCGCACCGCCGGGGCGCCGGCCGCGGTGAAGCTGGCAACGGACCGCCGGCAGGTGCGCGCCAACGGCGATGACCTGGTCTACGTGAGCGCCGAACTGGTGGACGCGGACGGCGTGCCCGTCTACGCACGCGATGGCGACCGCAAGTTCCGCGTGTCCGTCAAGGGTGCCGGCACGCTGGCCGGCGCCGGCAACGGCAACCCGATGGATGCCGCGAGTTTGCAGTCCGGCGAGCGGACCACGTTCCACGGCCGCCTGGTTGCCGTGGTGCGCGCCGGGCTCGAGGCGGGGCCGATCGAGGTGGAGTTCGCCGGTGAGGGTGTGCCAGTGCAGCGGGTGAGGATCGACGCCGTGAATGAATGA
- a CDS encoding TonB-dependent receptor, with amino-acid sequence MQNHPNNRPAGIRLTTLALAAAALASSAQAQQAPAAEPANVVTVTGFRASLDSALNAKKSSDGILDVIKAEDIAKFPDANLAESLQRVPGVSLARGEGGEGRQITVRGLNAGFTRVRINGIEGMSMTGASDINGNSNRGRGFDFSVFASELFNSLEVRKTSEAAIEEGSLGATVDLRTGRPFDFKGRTISFGVQEGWNSVSRKTQPRLTGLVSDRWDTRFGKVGALVSAAYSKRRAVEEGYEAVDLYPAHFDDGFCSPLGAAPQVPASNAANAAKGVDAANCGFGVPRTSNPAEYAEVMARTDNFGGTVASPVPGSGAFAPRIPRYRRSQTDYERTGITSSFQWRPAPGTDINLDLMYGKFSNTRYDNYIGAISFGRSMAAANGKPQTSILEAEFDGNGSWTYGRFNGVDIRTEGLMDVYETKFRQNVLSASHRIGDTLKVDFLHGMSNTNLDNPMRATVMFDAPNVNGYSFDFRQNRNVPTLNYGIDVANPNSFTFANTEPNGTWHGQFFGRYLQSDNKLKTTAANLAWEASDRLTLRTGLSARKNTWANYDVGNGSTGGLNLPAGVGMNDISRQIAGFGRGLGGTGVPNTWAAVDLSRLLAVYNIECHCADIPGSEFNLATPGVTRIEEKIDAVYGMVDFNYDLWGIGWRGNAGVRGVDTQATSMTLQRIAGQLQPITFTKKYRDWLPALNLTAQLPKDVYLRFSAGKTLSRPEYGDLRPSASVNQQFQTVTVGNANLDPIRARTYDLQAEWYYEKNAMVSLGFFRKEIKSFIQNVQQREVYSSLGLPNELLTDAGCSITGGTPACNVLPDTTVVVNRKFNTPGGPLNGLEFNLQAPFSFLPGIGKNFGLLANYTRVKSEINYIVRPDNPATPANEFIGDTADFTGLSPRAHNITLFYDDPKFSARVSAAHRSSYILAVLGDINGHDYTRVNGSTNIDFSVSYNLTPNLRLSFEGQNLTDEALRYGRDSQRNDTLLYVHSGRSFVLGANYKF; translated from the coding sequence ATGCAGAACCACCCAAACAACCGCCCGGCCGGAATCCGGCTCACCACCCTGGCGCTGGCCGCGGCCGCTCTGGCATCGTCCGCGCAGGCCCAGCAGGCACCGGCAGCCGAACCCGCCAACGTGGTGACGGTGACCGGCTTTCGCGCCAGCCTGGACAGCGCGCTGAACGCCAAGAAAAGTTCCGACGGCATTCTCGACGTGATCAAGGCCGAGGACATCGCCAAGTTCCCCGACGCCAACCTGGCCGAATCGCTGCAGCGCGTGCCCGGCGTGTCGCTGGCGCGCGGCGAAGGCGGCGAAGGCCGGCAGATCACCGTGCGCGGCCTGAACGCCGGCTTTACCCGCGTGCGCATCAACGGCATCGAAGGCATGTCGATGACGGGCGCCTCGGACATCAATGGCAATTCGAACCGGGGCCGCGGCTTCGACTTCTCGGTGTTCGCCTCCGAACTGTTCAACAGCCTCGAAGTGCGCAAAACCTCCGAAGCGGCCATCGAGGAAGGCTCGCTGGGCGCCACGGTCGATTTGCGCACCGGCCGGCCGTTCGACTTCAAGGGCCGCACGATCAGCTTCGGCGTGCAGGAAGGCTGGAACTCGGTATCGCGCAAGACGCAGCCGCGCCTGACCGGCCTGGTCTCGGACCGCTGGGACACCCGCTTCGGCAAGGTGGGCGCGCTGGTCTCGGCCGCGTATTCGAAACGCCGCGCCGTGGAGGAAGGCTACGAGGCGGTGGACCTGTACCCGGCCCATTTCGACGACGGCTTCTGCTCGCCGCTCGGCGCCGCGCCGCAGGTCCCCGCCAGCAATGCCGCCAATGCGGCCAAGGGCGTCGATGCCGCCAACTGCGGCTTCGGGGTGCCGCGCACCAGCAACCCTGCGGAATATGCCGAAGTGATGGCCCGCACCGACAACTTCGGTGGCACCGTGGCCAGTCCCGTACCGGGATCGGGCGCGTTCGCGCCGCGCATCCCCCGCTACCGCCGCTCGCAGACCGACTACGAGCGCACCGGCATCACCAGCTCGTTCCAGTGGCGCCCGGCGCCCGGCACGGACATCAACCTGGACCTAATGTACGGCAAATTCAGCAACACCCGCTACGACAACTACATCGGCGCGATCTCGTTCGGGCGCAGCATGGCGGCCGCCAACGGCAAGCCGCAGACGTCGATCCTGGAAGCGGAATTCGACGGCAACGGCAGCTGGACCTACGGCCGCTTCAACGGCGTGGATATCCGCACCGAAGGCCTGATGGACGTGTACGAGACGAAGTTCCGCCAGAACGTGCTGTCGGCCAGCCACCGCATCGGCGACACGCTGAAGGTCGATTTCCTGCACGGCATGTCGAACACGAACCTCGACAACCCGATGCGGGCCACGGTGATGTTCGATGCGCCGAATGTCAACGGCTACTCGTTCGACTTCCGCCAGAACCGCAACGTGCCCACGCTGAACTACGGCATCGACGTGGCCAACCCGAACAGCTTTACCTTCGCGAACACGGAGCCGAACGGCACGTGGCACGGCCAGTTCTTCGGCCGCTACCTGCAGTCCGACAACAAGCTCAAGACCACGGCGGCCAACCTGGCGTGGGAAGCGAGCGACCGCCTGACGCTGCGCACCGGCCTGTCGGCCCGCAAGAACACGTGGGCCAACTACGACGTGGGCAACGGTTCGACGGGCGGCCTGAACCTGCCCGCCGGCGTGGGCATGAACGACATCTCGCGCCAGATCGCCGGCTTCGGCCGCGGCCTGGGCGGCACGGGCGTGCCGAACACGTGGGCGGCGGTCGACCTGTCCAGGCTGCTGGCCGTCTACAACATCGAGTGCCATTGCGCCGACATTCCCGGCTCCGAATTCAACCTCGCCACGCCGGGCGTGACACGCATCGAGGAAAAGATCGATGCCGTGTACGGCATGGTCGACTTCAACTACGACCTGTGGGGCATCGGCTGGCGCGGCAATGCGGGCGTGCGCGGCGTCGATACGCAGGCCACCTCGATGACGCTGCAGCGCATCGCCGGGCAGCTGCAGCCGATCACGTTCACGAAGAAATACCGCGACTGGCTGCCGGCCCTGAACCTGACGGCGCAGCTGCCGAAGGATGTCTACCTGCGCTTCTCGGCGGGCAAGACGCTGTCGCGCCCGGAATACGGCGACCTGCGCCCGTCCGCCAGCGTGAACCAGCAGTTCCAGACCGTCACCGTGGGCAATGCCAACCTGGACCCGATCCGCGCGCGCACGTACGACCTGCAGGCCGAGTGGTACTACGAGAAGAACGCGATGGTGTCGCTGGGCTTCTTCCGCAAGGAGATCAAGTCGTTCATCCAGAACGTGCAGCAGCGCGAAGTGTATTCGTCGCTGGGGCTGCCGAACGAACTGCTGACCGATGCCGGCTGCTCGATCACCGGCGGCACGCCGGCCTGCAACGTGCTGCCCGATACCACGGTGGTGGTGAACCGCAAGTTCAACACGCCGGGCGGCCCGCTGAACGGCCTGGAATTCAACCTGCAGGCGCCGTTCAGTTTCCTGCCCGGCATCGGCAAGAATTTCGGCCTGCTGGCCAACTACACGCGCGTGAAGTCGGAAATCAACTACATCGTGCGGCCGGACAATCCGGCCACGCCGGCCAACGAGTTCATCGGCGACACGGCGGACTTCACCGGCCTGTCGCCACGCGCCCACAACATCACGCTGTTCTACGACGATCCGAAGTTCAGCGCGCGCGTGTCGGCGGCGCACCGCTCCAGCTATATCCTGGCGGTGCTCGGCGACATCAACGGCCACGACTACACGCGCGTCAACGGCTCGACCAATATCGACTTCAGCGTGTCGTACAACCTGACGCCGAACCTGCGCCTGTCGTTCGAGGGCCAAAACCTGACCGACGAGGCGCTGCGCTACGGCCGCGACAGCCAGCGCAACGACACGCTGCTGTACGTGCACTCGGGGCGGTCGTTCGTGCTGGGGGCGAACTACAAGTTCTGA
- a CDS encoding low molecular weight protein tyrosine phosphatase family protein: protein MKNEEKREKTWKHLYTRSTKLARARQLGIEYPRIPDAQLARKTGSEAGGRKNILFVCSKNQWRSPTAEAIWRSHPDLNVRSGGTSPNARHHVSEDDIRWADVICVMEEKHKARLKAEYTRVLDFKAIHVLDIPDEYRYMDAELVEQLKQCVPSILMIE, encoded by the coding sequence ATGAAAAATGAAGAAAAACGCGAAAAGACCTGGAAGCATCTATACACCAGGTCCACGAAGCTCGCGCGGGCAAGACAGCTCGGTATCGAATACCCCAGAATTCCCGATGCCCAGCTGGCAAGAAAAACCGGCTCCGAGGCTGGCGGTCGAAAAAATATTCTTTTCGTTTGCAGCAAGAATCAATGGCGAAGCCCGACGGCGGAAGCCATCTGGCGTTCGCATCCGGACCTGAATGTGCGCTCCGGCGGAACCAGCCCCAATGCCAGGCACCACGTTTCGGAAGACGACATTCGCTGGGCCGATGTCATCTGCGTGATGGAAGAAAAGCACAAGGCGCGGCTGAAGGCGGAATACACGCGGGTACTCGATTTCAAGGCCATCCACGTACTCGATATTCCGGACGAATACCGGTACATGGATGCCGAGCTCGTCGAACAGCTCAAACAGTGCGTACCATCCATCCTGATGATCGAGTGA
- a CDS encoding VOC family protein, whose protein sequence is MTIENALASVAVKDVDKSAAWYAELLGSRGHRPMPEVEEWTFPRGGGLQVYQGAEHAGNCSFMLAVSDIEAVARKLAAMGVQPGNRTSNERVKTLMVQDPDGNSIAIAEALDPALAR, encoded by the coding sequence ATGACCATCGAGAACGCATTGGCAAGCGTGGCCGTCAAGGACGTCGACAAGTCCGCCGCCTGGTACGCCGAACTCCTGGGGTCCAGGGGCCACCGGCCCATGCCCGAAGTCGAGGAATGGACGTTTCCCCGCGGCGGCGGGCTGCAGGTCTATCAGGGTGCCGAGCACGCCGGAAACTGCTCTTTCATGCTGGCGGTCAGCGACATCGAGGCCGTTGCGCGCAAGCTGGCCGCGATGGGGGTGCAGCCTGGCAATCGCACCAGCAACGAGCGTGTCAAGACGCTGATGGTGCAGGACCCGGATGGCAACAGCATCGCCATTGCCGAGGCGCTCGATCCGGCGCTTGCGAGGTAG
- a CDS encoding glutathione S-transferase family protein has protein sequence MITVTAMKWAPPFAAGQVRDHRARWILNEVGWPYEVVLVDAPTMKSAAYFSGLQPFGQLPVLQEDGRPPLFESGAIVLDIAMRAGRCIGAEGTPERAAALQWVIAGLNSVEPMLFNVAEVEYFMEDEAARNARRPAVVRLAKERLSMLEQARAGRDWFVGDGFTVADLMLASILKIADRLALLDELPALGAWQRSILARPAHVRAEQDQKAEIARHTPADMRYDALAQESAP, from the coding sequence ATGATCACCGTCACCGCCATGAAATGGGCGCCGCCCTTCGCCGCCGGCCAGGTACGCGACCATCGCGCGCGCTGGATCCTCAACGAAGTGGGCTGGCCCTACGAAGTCGTGCTGGTGGATGCGCCCACGATGAAATCGGCCGCCTACTTCAGCGGTTTGCAGCCCTTCGGTCAGCTGCCGGTCCTGCAGGAAGACGGCCGGCCGCCGCTGTTCGAGAGCGGCGCCATCGTGCTGGACATCGCCATGCGCGCCGGCCGTTGCATCGGCGCCGAGGGCACCCCGGAGCGCGCCGCCGCACTGCAATGGGTGATCGCCGGCCTGAACTCGGTCGAACCCATGCTGTTCAACGTTGCCGAGGTCGAGTACTTCATGGAGGACGAAGCGGCGAGGAACGCCAGGCGTCCGGCCGTCGTGCGGCTGGCGAAAGAGCGGCTGTCGATGCTCGAGCAGGCGCGTGCCGGACGCGACTGGTTCGTGGGCGACGGCTTCACGGTCGCCGACCTGATGCTTGCCTCCATCCTCAAGATTGCCGACCGGCTCGCATTGCTCGACGAGTTGCCGGCGCTGGGGGCCTGGCAGCGGTCGATACTCGCCCGCCCCGCGCATGTCCGGGCCGAGCAGGACCAGAAGGCCGAGATCGCCCGCCACACGCCCGCGGACATGCGCTACGACGCGCTTGCACAGGAGAGTGCGCCATGA
- a CDS encoding glutathione S-transferase family protein yields the protein MITVTGMKWAPPFPAGMVRDMRVRWILNEAGWPYRVVLLDAPGLKSARHRTMQPFGQLPVLEEDGRPPLFESGAIVIDVATRAGRCIAAEGSVERVQALQWCFAALNTVEPALFAVAEVECLTDDEVVRERRRPVVVEAAQERLRDLSRALGERPWLVGEDFTVADLLMASVLELAVRFDLLGDHPALVAWQRAVYERPAHRKAREDQLAEMRAHTCADMHLEDIP from the coding sequence GTGATCACGGTCACCGGCATGAAATGGGCGCCACCGTTCCCGGCCGGCATGGTGCGCGACATGCGGGTGCGCTGGATCCTGAACGAAGCAGGCTGGCCATACCGCGTCGTGCTGCTCGACGCGCCCGGCCTGAAGTCGGCACGGCACCGGACCATGCAACCGTTCGGCCAGCTCCCCGTGCTGGAAGAAGACGGCCGTCCGCCGCTGTTCGAAAGCGGCGCCATCGTGATCGACGTGGCGACGCGCGCCGGGCGCTGCATCGCGGCGGAAGGCAGCGTCGAGCGGGTGCAGGCGCTGCAGTGGTGCTTCGCCGCGCTCAACACGGTCGAGCCGGCGCTGTTCGCCGTCGCCGAAGTCGAATGCCTTACCGACGACGAGGTCGTCCGCGAGCGACGGCGGCCAGTGGTCGTGGAGGCGGCGCAGGAACGGTTGCGCGACCTGTCGCGTGCCCTGGGCGAGCGGCCGTGGCTCGTGGGCGAGGATTTCACCGTGGCCGACCTGTTGATGGCCTCGGTGCTCGAGCTTGCCGTGCGCTTCGATCTGCTCGGCGACCACCCGGCGCTCGTGGCGTGGCAACGGGCGGTGTACGAGCGGCCCGCCCACCGCAAGGCGCGAGAAGACCAGCTGGCCGAGATGCGGGCGCACACGTGCGCCGACATGCACCTGGAGGATATTCCATGA
- a CDS encoding SRPBCC family protein — protein sequence MTSLTIVRVIEAPPAAVFAAFVEPDKIALWWGPDDGPVTHAEVDARPGGRFLVRFRMLDGSEHGCFGNFEVFEPPHRLAMSWSWEDEDAPASRVQATFKPVGTEHTELTFVHARLQDDATRDSHEHGWNGALDKLERKARSLW from the coding sequence GTGACCAGCCTGACCATCGTCCGTGTCATCGAGGCACCGCCCGCGGCCGTCTTCGCCGCCTTCGTCGAACCCGACAAGATCGCATTGTGGTGGGGGCCCGACGACGGGCCGGTCACGCACGCGGAAGTCGATGCCCGTCCCGGCGGCCGGTTCCTTGTGCGCTTTCGCATGCTGGACGGCAGTGAACACGGCTGTTTCGGCAACTTCGAAGTGTTCGAGCCGCCGCACCGCCTCGCGATGAGCTGGTCGTGGGAAGACGAGGATGCACCGGCGTCGCGCGTGCAGGCCACCTTCAAGCCGGTCGGCACGGAACACACCGAGCTTACCTTCGTGCACGCGCGGCTCCAGGACGACGCCACGCGCGACAGCCACGAGCATGGCTGGAACGGCGCGCTCGACAAGCTCGAGCGCAAGGCGCGGAGCCTGTGGTGA
- a CDS encoding ArsR/SmtB family transcription factor, which yields MQTERLNAIYRALGDPSRRAMLQRLAHARSLTVSELAAPLPLAMPTVLKHLEVLERAALVRRHKTGRTVTVTLQPAAMAEAMAWLQRTETFWTSRLDRLAAVVESPRPPGPSTSEEESS from the coding sequence ATGCAAACGGAACGGCTCAACGCCATCTATCGTGCGCTCGGCGATCCATCCCGGCGGGCGATGCTGCAACGGCTGGCACACGCGCGGTCGCTCACGGTGAGCGAACTGGCGGCACCGTTGCCGCTGGCGATGCCGACCGTGCTCAAGCACCTGGAGGTGCTGGAGCGCGCCGCGCTGGTGCGCCGGCACAAGACCGGCCGCACCGTTACCGTGACGCTGCAGCCGGCCGCCATGGCCGAGGCGATGGCCTGGCTGCAGCGCACGGAAACGTTCTGGACGAGCCGCCTGGACCGGCTTGCAGCCGTCGTCGAATCCCCGCGGCCGCCCGGGCCGTCCACATCCGAGGAGGAATCTTCGTGA
- a CDS encoding FxDxF family PEP-CTERM protein, with protein MKLKSIVLAAALLPAFGSAFADDFTVDLIGGPNVWSASLGATHTTGAFSDTFTFSNYSADNGTVFASLINTATTWSDLSFDTVTLNGVNISTGDIGPLSIAAILGQNVTGPLTLAVSGTVTGQVASYGGDFNVTTPVPEPATYGMLAGGLAVLAFAARRRKQ; from the coding sequence ATGAAATTGAAATCCATCGTACTGGCAGCTGCGCTGCTGCCCGCCTTCGGCTCCGCTTTCGCTGACGACTTCACCGTGGACCTGATCGGCGGTCCGAACGTGTGGTCCGCATCCCTGGGCGCCACCCACACCACCGGTGCTTTCTCCGACACGTTCACGTTCAGCAACTACAGCGCCGACAACGGCACCGTGTTCGCCAGCCTGATCAACACCGCAACGACGTGGAGCGACCTGTCGTTCGACACCGTGACGCTGAACGGCGTGAACATCTCCACGGGCGATATCGGCCCACTGTCGATCGCTGCAATCCTGGGCCAGAACGTCACGGGTCCTCTGACCCTGGCGGTCAGCGGTACGGTCACCGGCCAGGTTGCCAGCTACGGCGGCGACTTCAACGTGACGACCCCGGTTCCAGAACCAGCTACCTACGGTATGCTGGCTGGCGGCCTGGCCGTGCTGGCTTTCGCAGCACGTCGCCGCAAGCAGTAA